The Eremothecium cymbalariae DBVPG#7215 chromosome 7, complete sequence genome contains the following window.
TATCTTGTTTGGTGAACCAGCTACGAATGCTCAACATTCGTTTTTCCAATTAGTTCACCAGGGAACTAAACTAATTCCTGCTGACTTTATTCTAGCTGCGCAATCCCATAATCCAATTGAAGGTAAGTTACACCAAAAAATGTTGGCTTCTAACTTCTTTGCTCAAGCGGAAGCTTTGATGGTTGGAAAAAACGAGGGTGAAGTCAAGGCTGAAGGTACTACCGGTGGTTTGATTCCACATAAGATATTCTCGGGCAATAGACCAACAACCTCGATTTTAGCCCAAAAAATAACACCAGCGGCGTTGGGTGCCTTAATTGCTTATTATGAATATGTCACCTTCACTGAGGGTGCTATCTGGAATATCAATTCCTTTGACCAATGGGGGGTTGAATTGGGTAAGGTCTTGGCAAAGGTCATTGGCAAGGAGTTGGATACAGCTGAAACAGTTTCCAGCCATGATTCTTCAACCAACGGCCTAATCAGTCAGTTCAAACAATGGATGTAGTCGAGAACCTTCACGAGAACGTTTTCTAATACTTCCTACCTTTTATGTGATTTATGTTTTCCAATCACTTTTTCGTATGTTTTCGTATTAATATGCACTTGAGTATAAgtatataatgaaaatagCAGTGTACAGCGCTCGAAAATAAACACCCTCTCTACAGTGGTTTATGTTACTGATTTACGCTACTATTCTTATGTGTTTTACGAGTACAATTTAGAAAGTTCTACTAACTCAGAAATCCGTTTTGAAATAACTTGGAAATAGCGCGTTAGTCTCACAAGAATCTCTGTTGTACATAACGAATCACCAATACAGACCACACGTTCAAATCAAAGAATTCTCATCTAGCTGGGTCACTATAATGTCTACAGATTTGCTTATTGAAACAGCTCCCTCCTTTTCAAGCTCTATCCCTGAGCCCCTTCAACAGCGATACACCAACTGGAAAAAGAATACCAGGCTATtatatgaatatttaaacaCTAATTCGACCAAGTGGCCATCTTTGACTTGTCAGTTTATGCCTGATATGGACATAGCTTCAGATAAACACAGAATATTACTCTCTTCTTTTACTTCTGCTCAACTACCTGAGGATGAAGCAATCTATATTAGTGAAATATCTACAATGAAACACATCGCTTGGAGCTCATTGAATAATTTCCACATGGAGGAAATGGAATTTAAAGTTGATAATCAAGTTAAACTATCGAAGAACCTAACAgaaacaattaaaatacaATTTCCAGAAGGTGATTGTAATAGAGCACGCTACATGCCTCAAAACCCTGATGTAATTGCTAGCGCCTCATCCCTTGGATCCGTATACATATTTGACAGGACAAAACATGGATCAAATAGACCCAAAATACTTGGTAACACTTTCAAGTATGACATGGAACTTAAAGAAGTAGAATCTGGTTGCAATTACGAAGCATCATCACTGGCTTGGAATTACCAACGGAGTGGCATATTGGCGGCGTCTTACAGTGACGGTGACGTTAAGATCTGGGATATCACGAAGTATAACAAAGCTCAACCGCAATTGACAGTTCCAGATCTGAGATGGCAAGTAGATAAAGAAGGCGCAAATGAAGTATCTTGGATGGTTCATCATAGTTCTATCCTGGCCGTTTGTGGAGAGGGTAATGGTTTAACCATCCTGGACACTAGAACACCTACAACATTCAGTACAAAGAGACACAGTTGTCACACTGGTGGAATAAATGCGGTACAATTCAACTACGATAatgattttcttctgtGTTCTGCGGATTCCGAAGGTACCCTAAACATTTGTGATATAAGGCAATTAGAACATCCCGTCAAAACTTGGTCCCATTTGGATGCAGTTTCTACCATACAATGGAATCCAAAATTCCCAACCGTCATAGCCTCGGCAGGCCAAAATGATGGCCTAGTCAAGATATGGGATTTAGCCCAGGAGGATGATCCTTTAGTTTTTATACATGGCGGTCATATGCTCGGCGTCAATGACATCGCTTGGAACCATCATGACCCCTGGGTAATGTGCAGTGTGTCCAATGATAATTCAGTACACATATGGAAACCAGCAGCAAACATTGTTAATGGTAACAACTCTTGAATAGAGAGTCTAAGGTTAGTTCGCTCCAGTTATAGACCCTCTAGTAAGTATTCGCATTGCAGTAGTAATACataatattatcaaatgGTCACATGACCTATAACCAATCAGTTTCTTGGATTCATAACCCACACACCACATTCAGCTTAGCTGTTGTTTCTCGTTGCGATAAAATTTTCGAAAGATATATACCCTAGATAAAGGTAGTAAGCGAACAGAAGTCATTCTCTATAGCAAACGATAACTCCCTCTAGGAATCCAAGGATAATCACAGAGATGTCTTTCCGTGCTTTGACTGTTAGGGCGTCTGCCAAACCCATGTTAGCCCTCGGAATGCGTCATGCTCCGTATGTTTTGGACTTTTATTTTCGATCTTGATTGAATTGGTTGGAGGCTATTTTTAAAGATCCCTTTTACATTTGTTACGAATTATGAAGGAAATGTTATTTACCCATTTCCATGTTCTAGTGCGATGGTTCTGTTCTAAACAAGTTAACAATGGCATtaatcttttgtttttgtctCTAGGTGTATTGGGTGGTCAGATCAGGCTCTAATAAATTTACTCCAAGCGTTAATGAAGCGTCAAAATAGTTCATATTACTAACATATTCTGATTAGAATTGGTGCTCGTCTTCTTTCAACACCTGCCCCAGAAGATCCAAAAGTGAAGGCATCTGCAATCCTTAATGCTTTGCCTGGTAATTCTGCTTTATCCAAGACTGGTATCCTGGCTACCTCTGCGGCTGCGGCTTTGTATGCCATATCTAACGAGTTGTATGTTATAGATGCTGAAACAATCTTAGTGGGTACATTCGCTGGTGTGTGTGTCTTGATTGCCAAGTTGCTAGCTCCTTTGTACAAAGATTTCGCTGATAACAGAATCAAGCATGTTTCTAATATCCTAAATTCCTCTAGAACAAAACACGTTGATGCTGTTAAGTCTAGGATTGACTCTGTGTCggaattaaaaaatgttactactactaccaAAGTCTTGTTTGATGTTTCTAAAGAAACCCTTGAATTGGAAGCAAAAGCCTTTGAGTTAAAGCAACAAGTTGAATTGGCTGCGGAGGCTAAATCAGTTTTGGATTCATGGGTGAGATACGAGGCTTCTGTTCGTCAAatgcaacagcagcaactgACTGAATCTGTCATTGCTAAGGTTAAAACTGAATTGGTCAATCCAAAGTTCCAGGAGAGGGTTTTGCAACAATCCGTtgctgatgttgaaaaattattggCCAATTTGAAATGATGA
Protein-coding sequences here:
- the MSI1 gene encoding Msi1p (similar to Ashbya gossypii AEL250C); the protein is MSTDLLIETAPSFSSSIPEPLQQRYTNWKKNTRLLYEYLNTNSTKWPSLTCQFMPDMDIASDKHRILLSSFTSAQLPEDEAIYISEISTMKHIAWSSLNNFHMEEMEFKVDNQVKLSKNLTETIKIQFPEGDCNRARYMPQNPDVIASASSLGSVYIFDRTKHGSNRPKILGNTFKYDMELKEVESGCNYEASSLAWNYQRSGILAASYSDGDVKIWDITKYNKAQPQLTVPDLRWQVDKEGANEVSWMVHHSSILAVCGEGNGLTILDTRTPTTFSTKRHSCHTGGINAVQFNYDNDFLLCSADSEGTLNICDIRQLEHPVKTWSHLDAVSTIQWNPKFPTVIASAGQNDGLVKIWDLAQEDDPLVFIHGGHMLGVNDIAWNHHDPWVMCSVSNDNSVHIWKPAANIVNGNNS
- the ATP4 gene encoding F1F0 ATP synthase subunit 4 (similar to Ashbya gossypii AEL251C) — protein: MLFTHFHVLVRWFCSKQVNNGINLLFLIGARLLSTPAPEDPKVKASAILNALPGNSALSKTGILATSAAAALYAISNELYVIDAETILVGTFAGVCVLIAKLLAPLYKDFADNRIKHVSNILNSSRTKHVDAVKSRIDSVSELKNVTTTTKVLFDVSKETLELEAKAFELKQQVELAAEAKSVLDSWVRYEASVRQMQQQQLTESVIAKVKTELVNPKFQERVLQQSVADVEKLLANLK